The proteins below are encoded in one region of Nitrospira sp.:
- a CDS encoding NTP pyrophosphohydrolase, producing the protein MAKKRSAGILLYRKRDHGVDVFLVHPGGPFWDKKDDGAWSIPKGLYELGEDHLAAARREFAEETGAPIDGTFTPLSPLRQASGKVVSAWAVEGDIDAATVTSNTFSMEWPPRSGRIQEFPEVDRGAWFDLATARTKLQRGQYGFLDQLEKWLQQSAQSAG; encoded by the coding sequence ATGGCGAAGAAACGGAGCGCGGGAATTCTGCTCTATCGCAAACGCGATCACGGGGTGGACGTGTTTTTGGTCCACCCCGGCGGACCGTTTTGGGACAAGAAAGATGATGGTGCCTGGTCCATCCCAAAAGGTCTCTACGAACTGGGCGAGGATCACTTGGCAGCAGCGCGCCGGGAGTTCGCCGAGGAAACCGGTGCTCCTATTGACGGAACGTTTACCCCCTTGTCGCCGTTGAGGCAAGCGAGCGGAAAAGTCGTTTCCGCCTGGGCGGTCGAGGGCGACATCGATGCGGCGACGGTCACGAGCAATACGTTCTCCATGGAGTGGCCGCCGAGATCAGGGAGAATCCAAGAATTTCCCGAAGTGGATCGCGGTGCCTGGTTCGATCTGGCAACCGCGCGCACGAAGCTTCAGCGTGGGCAGTACGGGTTTCTGGACCAATTGGAAAAGTGGCTGCAGCAATCCGCACAATCCGCAGGCTAA
- a CDS encoding monooxygenase, with translation MTRLDVDCCIVGGGPAGMMLGLLLVRAGVNVLVIEKHADFLRDFRGDTIHPSTLEVLHELNLLERFLSLPHQRVSRIKGHFGDVSVTTADFSTLPTVCKFVAFIPQWDFLNFLAREAARYPAFHLMMETEAASLIREGERIAGLIATTPKDTVEIRADLVVGADGRHSTLRDQAGLVVREFGAPMDVLWFRLTRRSSDPTDPIGRFERGRIFIMLNRGDYWQCGYVITKGTLDQVHGRGLEAFRKDVASLAPFTAERASEIESWNPIKLLTVQVDRLREWFCPGLLCIGDAAHAMSPVGGVGINLAIQDAVAAANALAAPLLEHRLTSADLARVQRRRDWPTRMTQWLQLAIQRRLIQPALHDDKSTPVPLAVRLLAMFPCLRRVPSRLIGLGIRPEHVRLPPMSKASD, from the coding sequence ATGACCCGTCTCGACGTTGACTGCTGTATCGTTGGTGGCGGCCCGGCCGGGATGATGCTGGGGCTCTTGCTGGTCCGCGCCGGCGTCAACGTGCTCGTTATCGAAAAGCATGCTGACTTTCTTCGCGACTTCCGAGGCGACACCATCCATCCGTCTACCCTCGAGGTGTTGCACGAACTGAATCTGCTGGAGCGGTTTTTGTCGCTTCCCCACCAACGGGTCTCGCGCATCAAAGGACACTTCGGCGACGTGTCGGTCACGACCGCGGATTTCAGCACCCTGCCGACCGTCTGCAAATTCGTGGCCTTCATTCCGCAATGGGATTTCTTGAATTTTCTTGCGCGTGAGGCCGCGCGCTATCCGGCGTTTCATCTCATGATGGAGACCGAGGCGGCAAGCTTGATACGGGAAGGCGAACGGATAGCCGGTCTGATCGCCACGACCCCCAAGGACACTGTTGAGATACGCGCCGATCTGGTGGTGGGAGCCGACGGCCGGCATTCGACCCTGCGCGATCAGGCCGGTCTCGTGGTCCGGGAATTCGGCGCGCCGATGGATGTGCTCTGGTTTCGACTCACCAGACGGTCCTCGGATCCAACCGACCCGATCGGCCGCTTCGAGCGAGGACGGATTTTTATCATGTTGAATCGCGGAGACTACTGGCAGTGCGGGTATGTCATTACCAAGGGTACGCTCGATCAGGTGCACGGACGCGGATTGGAGGCATTTCGCAAGGACGTGGCCTCACTGGCACCCTTTACCGCCGAGCGCGCGTCCGAAATCGAGAGCTGGAATCCGATCAAACTGCTGACCGTGCAGGTCGATCGTCTGCGGGAATGGTTTTGCCCGGGGCTGCTCTGTATCGGCGATGCGGCCCATGCGATGTCGCCCGTCGGCGGCGTCGGCATCAATCTCGCGATCCAGGATGCGGTGGCGGCGGCGAATGCGCTGGCGGCGCCGCTTCTCGAACACAGGCTGACGAGTGCCGATCTTGCGCGCGTCCAACGACGCCGCGACTGGCCGACACGGATGACGCAATGGCTTCAGTTGGCCATCCAACGTCGGCTGATTCAACCCGCCTTGCATGACGACAAGTCCACCCCTGTACCGCTGGCAGTGCGACTGCTGGCGATGTTTCCATGCTTGCGGCGCGTCCCCAGCCGGCTCATCGGGCTTGGAATCAGACCCGAGCACGTCCGCCTTCCGCCGATGTCGAAAGCCAGTGATTAG
- a CDS encoding type 11 methyltransferase, translating to MLTMPNYHADLAYIHDRGFSRLAEQAAHEIVLLLCRAGILCGLILDLGCGTGRSSKVFSRAGYEVLGIDSSAAMIRIARRRTPLARFRIVSLARCGFPSCRAVAAIGEVINYLDGPSDCRRLIDLRVVPGAGATARRTTYRRGRDWSVIADTAISRSFGRLIRTITSFRRVAGRWRQGREAHRQRVYEAGEVAGWLREAGLRVRIRRGYGGNLRPSDGRVLIVCKRQQRRE from the coding sequence GTGCTCACCATGCCGAACTATCACGCCGACCTTGCCTACATTCACGACCGGGGGTTTTCCCGGCTCGCGGAGCAGGCCGCGCACGAAATTGTCCTGCTGCTGTGCCGGGCTGGAATCCTCTGTGGACTGATTCTCGATTTGGGGTGCGGCACAGGGCGCTCATCAAAGGTCTTTTCTCGAGCCGGCTATGAGGTGTTGGGAATCGACAGCTCGGCGGCGATGATTCGAATCGCGCGACGCCGGACACCGCTGGCACGATTTCGAATCGTCTCGCTCGCACGCTGCGGATTTCCGTCCTGCCGCGCTGTTGCAGCCATTGGTGAAGTGATCAATTACCTCGACGGTCCCTCCGATTGCCGTCGTCTCATCGACTTGCGGGTGGTCCCCGGCGCCGGTGCCACCGCGCGGCGGACGACCTACCGCCGGGGACGGGACTGGTCGGTGATTGCGGATACGGCGATCAGCCGATCGTTCGGGCGACTGATTCGTACGATCACGTCGTTTCGGCGCGTGGCTGGCCGCTGGCGGCAAGGGCGGGAAGCCCATCGACAGCGTGTGTATGAGGCAGGCGAGGTGGCTGGCTGGTTACGAGAGGCCGGATTACGAGTCCGTATCCGTCGCGGCTATGGTGGAAACCTCCGTCCATCCGATGGACGGGTGCTGATCGTGTGCAAGCGGCAACAACGCCGTGAATAG